One Hevea brasiliensis isolate MT/VB/25A 57/8 chromosome 5, ASM3005281v1, whole genome shotgun sequence genomic region harbors:
- the LOC110644506 gene encoding uncharacterized protein LOC110644506 isoform X1 — translation MMLDADDDGFGDFKFAPFDHTVRSNPILMNGRDSAAATNDDEDWGDFVNSGGLSHALSLPKISKPLDPFGFSTDQKVKNNDSEPNQPGSAPGRVNSGMAQWEKPKGALPLSIFGELEEDEESGAGDPSFGDGGASFFSRKNVDSVKKGSGLNVNDLVANLYKQSDHKIEYLLDLKGSNSVDKTNKNAKNSDLNISFLNLGAVEPNSNARSSDSSANWIYSNANDLNENGNDELKLNSQLLNLDWDTLNLNTNVRNSNKDEANSVTKEAKSSANGANSVPVADNGKFDDGDGDGDGDGDDDDDGWEFKDSQPKTHEISKANQIKTKNEPAPNINGFNLNLNELSLDLNGWDMNVNGVNSSATSINMGLVDENREVDDGDEDGWEFKDAQPKTSMGDEISEANQIKTENGPVSNLNGFNSSWNKLSWDFNGLNSNFSSVNSSINSMNPGLVGEISEVFDDGDGDNDGWEFKGADSKPQAGDEKDGQIKTEPMPTLNFNRTSLSWDVLSSDSSGLNPSDVKLDGKQFIANLIDGKKDSSDADGWAFKGAEPELQFRDFKMRTENGPAVNSNVTNSSWNTLSLDEGSNSKLNGVNLDKKQVNLDLFDENYDLGCNDGWEFKTVESGSRLGDENTKGDGRMQENFNGALYTFGFGNGVHGQSNFGFDFYSSYKKMENDMKDKLHYPQVDAKVGSDENSWAFKDAFSEAGSKDKEEPKVAEVSLAVEALVFDDDVQGNKVRADNLKGALPLSLFGDEETEADDPVIHQDISTQKSTSDQRVGIKSPHFNISINDLISNLYSQAEQSHLVNHEQSLSENELDFTKTVMSSNLTNANHDFDDDSWEFQDASTGARAEDQTSVHGLHECHAKYSTKIELNDYVEFFSKLKDELHYVALCHLENLKKTQSDAALNGEDAKVQAFDKEIQDLDNELHQDSIFSCEVHSESRSPGNICLNMFVEVLQEPEFQGFESDCHLTKKLSLAESDLRSALALLKYVALTLKILTSVPREEQSRHISAWSKMLSVCAQELRHGAFIWKQSLKENVHDQILSKPQGKKYVLALGEIYRVVEVLQSSATLYKPWILASSTDPMGIFTLLSECSSLWSSSGLEEALHGILNSPDFEYHESLKTLLESIKYIHDLDSYTLYNHVVSGQGRICQLSGLTTGIVPGMKTVIWNGEHCFLTLANLWANLVSSEPPNLPCINVG, via the exons ATGATGTTGGACGCCGATGATGATGGCTTCGGCGATTTCAAGTTCGCGCCATTCGATCATACCGTCCGTTCCAATCCCATTCTTATGAACGGTCGAGATTCAGCTGCTGCGACCAACGATGACGAAGACTGGGGAGATTTCGTCAACTCCGGTGGACTATCCCACGCCCTATCGCTCCCCAAAATCTCGAAGCCCCTTGACCCGTTCGGATTTTCTACAGATCAAAAAGTGAAAAACAATGATTCGGAACCCAACCAGCCTGGATCAGCACCTGGTCGGGTTAACTCGGGCATGGCTCAATGGGAGAAGCCAAAAGGAGCTTTGCCTCTTTCGATCTTCGGGGAATTAGAGGAAGATGAAGAATCAGGTGCGGGCGATCCATCTTTTGGCGATGGTGGCGCTAGCTTTTTCTCTAGGAAAAATGTTGATTCTGTAAAGAAGGGATCGGGTTTAAATGTGAATGATTTGGTTGCTAATTTATATAAACAGAGTGATCataaaattgagtatttactaGATTTGAAAGGATCGAATTCTGTAGACAAAACGAATAAGAacgcaaaaaattcagatttgaatataagTTTTCTGAATTTAGGTGCAGTCGAACCTAATTCGAATGCACGCTCATCAGATTCTAGTGCGAATTGGATATATTCGAATGCCAATGATTTGAACGAGAATGGTAACGATGAGCTGAAATTGAATTCACAGTTGTTGAATTTGGATTGGGATACATTGAATTTGAATACAAACGTAAGGAATTCAAACAAAGATGAGGCGAATTCGGTTACAAAAGAGGCAAAATCGAGCGCAAATGGAGCTAATTCTGTTCCGGTTGCTGACAATGGGAAGTTTGATGATGGTGATGGTGATGGTGATGGTgatggtgatgatgatgatgatgggtgGGAGTTCAAGGATTCACAACCCAAAACTCATGAGATTTCTAAG GCAAACCAAATCAAGACTAAGAATGAGCCAGCACCTAATATTAATGGATTCAATCTAAATTTGAATGAATTGAGCTTGGATCTTAATGGGTGGGACATGAATGTTAATGGTGTTAATTCAAGTGCAACTTCAATAAATATGGGTCTGGTTGATGAAAATAGAGAAGTTGATGATGGTGATGAAGATGGTTGGGAGTTCAAGGATGCACAGCCCAAAACTTCAATgggtgatgagatttctgag GCGAACCAAATCAAGACTGAGAATGGGCCAGTATCTAATCTCAATGGATTCAACTCAAGTTGGAATAAATTGAGCTGGGATTTTAATGGGTTGAACTCAAATTTCAGTAGTGTTAATTCAAGTATAAATTCTATGAATCCGGGTTTGGTTGGTGAAATTAGTGAAGTTTTTGATGATGGTGATGGGGATAATGATGGATGGGAATTCAAGGGTGCGGATTCCAAGCCCCAGGCTGGAGATGAGAAG GATGGCCAGATCAAGACTGAACCTATGCCAACCTTGAATTTTAATAGGACTAGTTTAAGCTGGGATGTGTTAAGTTCAGATTCCAGTGGGTTGAATCCAAGTGACGTGAAATTAGATGGGAAACAGTTTATTGCAAACTTAATTGATGGAAAGAAGGATTCTAGTGATGCTGATGGATGGGCCTTCAAGGGTGCAGAACCAGAATTGCAGTTCAGAGATTTTAAG ATGAGGACTGAAAATGGGCCAGCAGTGAATTCTAATGTGACTAATTCCAGCTGGAACACATTGAGTTTGGATGAAGGttcaaattcaaaattaaatGGGGTGAATTTGGACAAAAAGCAAGTGAATTTGGATTTATTTGATGAAAATTATGATCTTGGGTGCAATGATGGATGGGAATTCAAGACTGTAGAATCAGGATCCAGGCTTGGAGATGAGAATACTAAG GGTGATGGGAGAATGCAAGAAAATTTCAATGGAGCACTTTACACATTTGGTTTTGGCAATGGTGTACATGGTCAATCGAACTTTGGATTTGATTTCTATTCAAGCTATAAAAAAATGGAGAATGATATGAAAGACAAGTTGCATTATCCCCAAGTTGATGCAAAAGTTGGTTCTGATGAAAACTCCTGGGCATTTAAGGATGCATTTTCAGAAGCTGGATCAAAGGATAAG GAAGAGCCCAAGGTTGCTGAAGTTTCTCTTGCTGTGGAAGCCTTGGTATTTGATGATGATGTCCAG GGAAACAAGGTAAGGGCAGACAACCTCAAAGGAGCCCTGCCCCTGTCCCTTTTTGGTGATGAAGAAACAGAAGCGGATGATCCTGTGATCCATCAAGATATTTCAACTCAGAAGTCCACCTCTGATCAAAGAGTTGGCATTAAGAGTCCCCATTTTAATATTTCTATCAATGATCTTATATCGAATTTATACAGTCAAGCTGAGCAGAGTCATTTAGTTAATCATGAACAAAGTCTGAGTGAAAATGAATTGGATTTCACCAAAACTGTGATGTCCTCTAATTTGACAAATGCTAATCATGATTTTGATGATGATTCCTGGGAATTTCAAGATGCCTCTACAGGAGCCAGAGCTGAAGACCAGACCTCTGTTCATGGTCTTCACGAGTGTCATGCAAAATATTCTACCAAAATAGAGCTAAATGATTATGTGGAATTCTTTTCCAAATTGAAGGATGAACTGCACTACGTTGCACTCTGCCATCTGGAAAATCTAAAG AAAACTCAAAGTGATGCTGCTCTTAATGGTGAAGATGCAAAAGTGCAAGCTTTTGATAAAGAAATACAG GATCTTGATAATGAACTGCACCAAGATAGTATTTTCTCTTGTGAAGTCCACTCAGAGAGTCGCTCACCAGGAAATATATGCCTCAATATGTTCGTTGAAGTTTTGCAGGAGCCTGAGTTCCAAGGTTTTGAGTCAGACTGTCATTTAACAAAGAAATTGTCACTA GCAGAGAGTGATTTGAGATCAGCACTTGCACTCCTCAAATATGTGGCCTTGACACTAAAAATTTTAACATCAGTACCAAGGGAGGAGCAATCTAGACATATTTCTGCATGGTCTAAAATGCTGTCTGTTTGTGCACAAGAACTGAGGCATGGCGCCTTCATCTGGAAACAGTCATTGAAAGAGAACGTCCATGACCAAATATTATCTAAACCTCAAG GCAAGAAGTATGTCCTTGCCCTTGGTGAAATTTACAGAGTTGTTGAAGTTCTTCAATCCTCAGCGACACTTTATAAGCCATGGATATTAGCAAGTTCAACAGATCCCATGGGCATATTTACTCTTCTAAGCGAGTGTTCTTCCCTATGGTCAAGTTCAGGACTTGAAGAAGCTCTGCATGGCATTTTGAATTCACCTGATTTTGAATATCATGAAAGTCTGAAGACATTGCTAGAATCTATCAAGTATATCCATGATCTTGATTCCTACACACTTTATAATCATGTTGTCTCTGGACAAGGCCGTATCTGTCAACTGTCAGGTTTAACTACCGGAATAGTGCCAG GAATGAAAACAGTAATCTGGAATGGAGAGCATTGCTTTCTCACACTCGCTAATTTATGGGCAAATTTAGTTAGCAGTGAACCTCCAAATTTGCCGTGCATAAATGTTGGCTGA